The following coding sequences are from one Candidatus Cetobacterium colombiensis window:
- a CDS encoding replication initiation protein, translating to MDFKISKQNIIIDKRTSRLENTIFLNILNKIESNLKEDISLNIGDFKKITAEELEIGLKGLMEKYISYSYIDDNNETISYYFPHINFFMKRGNEFFISVPSTIINAFKKNSIENQLSLKTFFYFRKKSSHNFFNLVLKNNSENINLTLTLENLKEIFNVKEEAYDRFFDFEKALLKPLVQSINTHSDFTLVYHKIKKGESKNNKVTAIEFILNNKSLIEKSAETNYLIQLIKNNITDYKKIWECINSCINEIGFIQCKRAILFLKENSLYLSDDELINYLNRKGENIEEILQLNNHTLIKEKIALYKDIAAFTKTIYNIMIGYNFYYSLNFKFLKDIKEFKEGDTFFYRDDNYIVFGTYLENRGSFKIFQTQN from the coding sequence TTGGATTTTAAAATTTCTAAACAAAATATAATTATAGATAAAAGAACTTCTAGATTAGAAAATACTATTTTTTTAAACATATTAAATAAAATAGAATCTAATTTAAAAGAGGATATAAGTTTAAATATAGGTGATTTTAAAAAAATAACTGCTGAAGAGTTAGAAATTGGCTTAAAAGGACTTATGGAAAAATATATATCATACTCTTATATAGATGATAACAATGAAACTATCTCTTATTATTTTCCACATATTAATTTTTTTATGAAACGAGGAAATGAGTTTTTTATTTCAGTTCCTTCTACAATTATTAATGCTTTTAAAAAAAATAGTATTGAAAACCAATTATCTCTAAAAACATTTTTCTATTTTAGAAAAAAATCATCCCATAATTTTTTTAATTTAGTTTTAAAAAATAACTCTGAAAATATTAATCTAACCTTAACTTTAGAAAATTTAAAAGAAATTTTTAATGTTAAAGAAGAAGCTTATGATCGATTCTTTGATTTTGAAAAAGCCTTACTTAAACCTTTAGTTCAAAGTATTAATACCCATTCAGATTTTACTCTTGTTTATCATAAAATTAAAAAGGGAGAATCTAAAAATAATAAGGTTACAGCTATTGAATTTATTTTAAACAATAAATCTCTTATTGAGAAAAGTGCTGAAACTAACTATTTAATTCAACTTATTAAAAATAATATCACTGATTATAAAAAGATATGGGAGTGTATTAATTCATGTATAAATGAGATTGGATTTATTCAATGTAAAAGAGCTATTTTATTTTTAAAAGAAAACAGTTTATATCTCTCTGATGACGAGCTTATTAACTATTTAAATAGAAAAGGTGAGAATATAGAAGAGATTTTACAGCTTAATAACCATACCCTTATAAAAGAGAAAATTGCCCTTTATAAAGACATTGCTGCTTTTACTAAAACTATCTACAATATAATGATTGGCTACAACTTTTACTACTCATTAAATTTTAAATTTTTGAAAGATATAAAAGAATTTAAAGAGGGAGATACTTTTTTCTATAGAGATGATAACTACATAGTCTTTGGAACATACCTTGAAAATCGAGGAAGTTTTAAAATATTTCAAACACAAAATTAA